One Anopheles marshallii chromosome 3, idAnoMarsDA_429_01, whole genome shotgun sequence genomic region harbors:
- the LOC128712290 gene encoding protein Star codes for MLQKSYGMRTKVQEKKGKMSSDEQQQQHQQQNQIPNIAGTILIGGIGGLDGGQQKQAQSQHNPHHQHLQQQHHLHSYAHILPHLHQFSTMTGSNPASLTGGSGASKLPSKSSPLGPSPFRQLLPVTLCIISFATVLTVLIIYMDTTEIRHQQFRLNMSRDYDLMGVPQDNPALVKYVRDIHMKKYPMTFMRNANAPVEHLNFTNRHELTPEMAHLISDLLGRKRFGTFFQSLTGNSDAMMTAPWLAETMNWGGYLVEPDPRKYFSLRKQNAFRSNVQVIHACLSPNTYPKEVTLHHDDDSEVQINSVLDEETEWFHPRVKCFPVYTLMLAVNRTSIDLLSLGCHGQELQILQTIPFDRVNIKVISIHLVHYYEEDEMIIDVDEYVQSIGRFLMSKSYKLVRSMDRNFIYQHLSVLSAAKQRQRQQQQQQSFSVADHMLLSQQQPAILPRGNAISSGEKPDATMAIRKGQEVSGNNGGSNGKLPISLALPSSTSTTTVPSTTASSSAVSSTISATGGVNMAFSSERFDKLMLLRGGDSETFDGANAEFSVSSSDSSALDDTESSDSDDAIQQKQEQQLQDKELDVDLDQSVMTQPLAEIEDGSVLVAGSSNPPMVTSLK; via the exons ATGCTACAGAAAAG TTATGGAATGAGGACGAAAGTCCAggagaagaaaggaaaaatgtcatcggacgaacagcagcagcagcaccagcagcagaaccAAATTCCCAACATTGCCGGAACGATCCTAATCGGTGGTATCGGTGGCCTAGATGGTGGCCAACAGAAGCAGGCACAATCGCAGCACAATCCGCACCATCAGcacctgcagcagcagcatcatctgCACAGCTACGCCCATATACTACCTCATCTGCATCAGTTCAGCACGATGACCGGCTCGAACCCGGCCAGCCTGACCGGTGGTTCGGGTGCTTCGAAGCTGCCCTCGAAAAGCTCACCCCTCGGACCGTCCCCCTTCCGGCAGCTGCTTCCGGTGACCCTCTGCATCATATCGTTTGCGACCGTACTCACCGTACTGATTATCTACATGGATACCACGG AAATACGCCACCAGCAGTTCCGGCTGAATATGTCGCGCGACTACGATCTGATGGGGGTACCGCAGGACAATCCGGCACTCGTCAAGTACGTACGGGATATACACATGAAGAAGTACCCGATGACGTTCATGCGCAACGCGAACGCACCGGTGGAGCATTTGAACTTTACCAACCGGCACGAGCTGACACCGGAGATGGCACACCTGATATCGGACCTGCTTGGCCGGAAGCGTTTCGGGACGTTCTTCCAATCGCTGACCGGTAACAGCGATGCGATGATGACGGCCCCGTGGCTGGCGGAGACGATGAACTGGGGCGGCTACCTGGTGGAACCGGATCCGCGCAAATATTTTTCGCTGCGCAAACAGAACGCCTTCCGCTCGAACGTGCAGGTCATTCATGCGTGCCTTTCGCCGAACACGTACCCGAAGGAG GTGACGCTGCACCACGACGATGACAGTGAGGTGCAGATAAACAGCGTGCTGGACGAAGAGACGGAATGGTTTCATCCGCGTGTCAAATGCTTCCCGGTGTACACGCTAATGCTTGCCGTCAATCGAacatcgatcgatttgctCAGCCTTGGCTGTCACGGACAGGAACTGCAG ATTCTTCAAACCATCCCCTTCGACCGCGTAAACATTAAAGTGATCTCGATTCATCTGGTACATTACTACGAAGAGGACGAAATGATTATCGACGTTGATGAGTACGTGCAAAGCATCGGACGCTTCCTGATGAGCAAATCGTACAAGCTGGTACGTAGCATGGATCGCAACTTTATCTACCAGCATCTGTCGGTGCTTTCGGCAGCGAAACAACGCCAacgacaacagcaacagcagcaatcgTTCTCCGTGGCCGATCACATGCTTCTGTCACAGCAGCAACCCGCCATACTACCCCGTGGCAATGCTATCAGCTCCGGTGAAAAGCCCGACGCTACAATGGCCATCCGCAAGGGTCAGGAAGTGAGCGGTAATAATGGTGGTAGCAACGGAAAGCTACCCATCTCACTAGCATTGCCGTCCTCGACTTCAACTACAACAGTACCGTCAACAACCGCCTCTTCGTCGGCTGTATCCTCCACGATCAGCGCAACCGGAGGTGTTAATATGGCGTTTAGCTCGGAACGATTTGACAAACTAATGTTGCTGCGCGGTGGAGATTCCGAAACATTCGATGGCGCCAATGCCGAGTTCAGTGTGAGTTCATCCGATTCGAGTGCGCTCGATGACACCGAATCCTCCGATAGTGACGACGCAATCCAACAGAAGCAGGAACAACAACTGCAAGACAAGGAATTGGATGTTGATCTTGACCAATCGGTAATGACACAACCGCTGGCAGAGATCGAAGATGGTTCGGTACTTGTCGCTGGTTCATCAAACCCTCCGATGGTAACGTCGCTGAAATGA